A section of the Girardinichthys multiradiatus isolate DD_20200921_A chromosome 5, DD_fGirMul_XY1, whole genome shotgun sequence genome encodes:
- the cwc25 gene encoding pre-mRNA-splicing factor CWC25 homolog: MGGGDLNLKKSWHPQTMKNIERVWKAEQKYDAERKKIEELQKELKEERAREEITRYAEETGAIKKKDDRLDWMYQGPAGQVSRDEYLLGRPIDKQITDQYEEPESGPSAETGLLPGSIFKPATPASGLDLAAKIREDPLFQIRKREEEKKREVLTNPVKMKKIKEMLRQNLDKKDKKKKRKKEKKEKRGDKDRKKEKKHKRRSSSLSSEEGEKHRSHFRDESKDGKSRSHHVPGYGLQLPSSRHQQASATSGHSGRRDRSRSRSPHRNHKDSRSYSSSSHRADKKAEAKDASPQSEHYQRLRNHVSKKLSVEELERKRREMMEQAKQREEDRENNVKRYKRQDEQDKQREKNAKHNRHAGFIHNMKLESAASSSLEDRVKRNIHSIQRTPASLDNFMKR, encoded by the exons AATTTAAAAAAGAGCTGGCACCCCCAGACGATGAAAAACATAGAGCGGGTTTGGAAAGCTGAGCAGAAATATGATGCAGAACGCAAGAAGATTGAGGAGCTCCAGAAGGAGCTGAAGGAAGAACGAGCCCGAGAAGAAATTACCAGATATGCAGAGGAAACAGGAGCCATCAA GAAAAAAGATGATCGTCTTGACTGGATGTACCAAGGTCCCGCTGGTCAGGTGTCCAGGGATGAGTACCTGCTGGGGCGCCCCATTGACAAGCAGATCACAGATCAGTACGAGGAGCCGGAGAGCGGCCCATCAGCTGAGACCGGCCTCCTTCCGGGGTCAATATTCAAACCTGCCACCCCGGCTTCTGGCCTCGATCTAGCAGCCAAGATCAGGGAAGACCCCCTGTTCCAAATCCG GAAGCgggaagaagaaaagaagagagAAGTTTTGACTAATCCTGtaaagatgaagaaaataaaggaGATG TTGCGCCAAAATCTTGACaaaaaagataagaaaaagaagaggaagaaggaaaaaaaagagaaaagaggagATAAGGAcaggaaaaaggaaaagaagcaTAAGAGGAGAAGTTCAAGTTTAAGCTCAGAAGAAGGCGAAAAACACAG GTCACACTTTCGGGATGAATCTAAAGATGGCAAATCCCGTTCACACCATGTTCCAGGATATGGTCTCCAG CTTCCAAGCAGTAGACATCAGCAGGCTTCAGCGACGTCAGGTCACTCAGGGCGCCGAGACAGAAGCCGCTCACGATCTCCCCACAGGAACCACAAAGACAGTCGCTCTTACTCTTCCTCCTCTCACAGAGCTGACAAGAAGGCGGAGGCGAAAGATGCCAGCCCACAGAGTGAGCATTACCAAAGGCTGAGGAACCACGTGTCAAA GAAGCTTTCTGTGGAGGAACTGGAACGAAAGAGGCGTGAGATGATGGAGCAGGCTAAACAGCGGGAGGAGGACAGGGAAAATAATGTGAAACGATACAAGAGGCAAGATGAGCAAGATAAGCAGAGGGAGAAGAACGCCAAGCACAACCGACATGCTGGCTTTATCCA TAACATGAAGCTGGAAAGTGCTGCCAGCTCGTCTTTGGAAGACAGAGTAAAGAGGAATATCCACTCCATTCAGAGGACACCGGCATCCTTGGACAACTTCATGAAGAGATAA
- the psmb3 gene encoding proteasome subunit beta type-3: MSIMNYNGGAVMAMRGKNCVAIAADRRYGIQAQMVTTDFQKVFPMGDRLYIGLAGLATDVQTVAQRLKFRLNLYELKEGRQIKPKTFMSMVSNLLYERRFGPYYIEPVIAGLDPKTLEPFICSLDLIGCPMVTEDFVVSGTCSEQMYGMCESLWEPDMEPEDLFETISQAMLNAVDRDAVSGMGVVVHVIEKDKITTRTLKARMD, translated from the exons ATG TCTATAATGAACTATAACGGTGGGGCTGTGATGGCCATGCGGGGAAAGAACTGTGTGGCGATAGCTGCTGACCGGAGGTATGGCATCCAGGCTCAGATGGTCACCACAGACTTCCAGAAGGTCTTCCCCATGGGAGATAGGCTCTACATCGGGTTGGCTGGACTGGCTACTGATGTTCAGACAGT AGCTCAGAGGCTTAAATTCAGACTGAACCTGTATGAGCTGAAGGAAGGTCGTCAAATCAAGCCCAAAACCTTCATGAGTATGGTGTCCAACCTGTTGTATGAAAGGAG GTTTGGACCGTACTACATTGAGCCAGTGATCGCAGGACTGGACCCCAAGACCTTAGAGCCATTCATCTGCTCCCTGGATTTGATTGGCTGCCCCATGGTAACAGAAGACTTTGTAGTGAGCGGCACCTGCTCGGAGCAGATGTACGGCATGTGTGAATCCTTGTGGGAGCCTGACATG GAACCAGAGGACCTGTTTGAGACCATCTCTCAGGCGATGCTAAATGCAGTTGATCGGGATGCCGTGTCTGGTATGGGAGTCGTCGTACATGTCAT AGAGAAGGACAAGATCACCACACGGACCCTGAAAGCCAGGATGGATTAG